A single window of Aphidius gifuensis isolate YNYX2018 linkage group LG1, ASM1490517v1, whole genome shotgun sequence DNA harbors:
- the LOC122851189 gene encoding probable cyclin-dependent serine/threonine-protein kinase DDB_G0292550, protein MTTTTGDPSSLKTPSTLSGGDLVSRLLAATPPYLYNLPMTPHSFYFSEMLRSFVQAKSDTTTSTSTPIPTTTSSSSSSFTTNGITSLSSAASTSPPGPSRRRKRTWRDTRDRPLELTTKEKYHNSNNNNNLHQNHHIQNLNITNDKYFHHDTIDNNKCNNNDCKTQIYDGKINYTTSDVLKQVDDNRNDFTKQSRNFYDDSSRLFGSEQTNQHDLFDNKIKIDDDNTNERKLNDEHLKLNHDILYNEQKTKIDYSTRNYTTTTTIPTIPAIGDHNNINKNFNIGQNIQNPSEFMPNPLWYPPYPIPQSYPGIDPLHFFIDLRVSGHIWDRKLNERQLTFKSKHSSAFSVPQTKEYNNRPLDLTRDESTTSKNDENNHGTHFIMKNLSKTYNDIRDVGRKSPGENEGNSNDAEEVSGSSKKENCDEDENNKGKDLRKLIGLELTNYAREPKEEPRQSPTIIE, encoded by the exons ATGACGACAACAACTGGTGATCCATCAAGTTTAAAAACTCCATCAACATTATCTGGTGGTGATTTAGTATCACGTTTATTAGCAGCAACACCACCGTATTTATACAATCTACCAATGACACCacacagtttttattttagtgaAATGTTACGTTCATTTGTACAAGCTAAAAGTgatacaacaacatcaacatcaacaccaataccaacaacaacatcatcatcatcatcatcatttacaacaaatggcataacatcattatcatcagcaGCATCAACATCACCACCAGGACCAAGCCGTCGGCGTAAACGTACATGGCGTGATACACGTGATCGTCCACTTGAATTAACaactaaagaaaaatatcataatagtaataataataataatcttcatcaaaatcatcatatacaaaatttaaatataacaaatgataaatattttcatcatgatacaattgataataataaatgtaataataatgattgtaaaacacaaatatatgatggtaaaataaattatacaacatCTGATGTATTAAAACAAGTTGATGATAATCGTAATGATTTTACAAAACAATCAcgtaatttttatgatgattcATCACGTTTATTTGGTAGTGAACAAACAAATCAacatgatttatttgataataaaataaaaattgatgatgataatacaaatgaacgtaaattaaatgatgaacatttaaaattaaatcatgatatattatataatgaacaaaaaactaaaattgattattcaacaagaaattatacaacaacaacaacaataccaACAATACCTGCAATTGgtgatcataataatattaataaaaattttaatattggacaaaatatacaaaatccaTCTGAATTTATGCCAAATCCACTTTGGTATCCACCGTATCCAATTCCACAATCATATCCAGGAATTGATccgttacatttttttattgatttacgtGTATCTGGACATATTTGGGATCGTAAATTAAATGAACGACAGTTAACATTTAAGAGTAAACATTCATCGGCATTTAGTGTGCCACAAACGAAAGAGTATAATAATCGACCACTTGATTTGACACGTGATGAATCAACAACATCGaagaatgatgaaaataatcatggtacacattttattatgaaaaatttatcaaaaacttATAATGATATTAGAGATGTTGGAAGAAAATCACCTGGTGAAAATGAAGGAAATTCAAATGATGCTGAAG aaGTCAGTGGttcatcaaaaaaagaaaattgtgatgaagatgaaaataacaaaGGAAAAGATCTCAGAAAATTGATTGGTCTTGAACTGACAAATTACGCAAGAGAACCGAAAGAAGAACCAAGACAGTCACCAACaatcattgaataa